A genomic segment from Pleurodeles waltl isolate 20211129_DDA chromosome 9, aPleWal1.hap1.20221129, whole genome shotgun sequence encodes:
- the EMC7 gene encoding endoplasmic reticulum membrane protein complex subunit 7, with translation MAELVTLLLPLLFLGAARASEPDFTAGPGGPERFRIEGRAVVPGVRPQDWVGAARVLVEGEEHVGFVRTDGSFAVHDVPSGSYVVEVVSPAYRFEPLRVDITSKGKMRARFVNYIKTSEVVRLPYPLQMKSSGPQSYFIKRETWGWTDFLMNPMVMMMVLPLLIFVLLPKVVNTSDPEMRREMEQSMSMLNSSPELPDVSEFVTQFFTSKSSSKSSSSSKVSKSGPGKRR, from the exons ATGGCCGAGCTCGTGACCCTGCTGCTGCCGCTGCTGTTCCTCGGGGCCGCCCGCGCCTCCGAGCCCGACTTCACCGCAGGCCCCGGGGGCCCCGAGCGCTTCCGCATCGAGGGCCGCGCCGTGGTGCCCGGGGTGCGGCCGCAGGACTGGGTGGGGGCCGCGCGGGTGCTGGTGGAGGGCGAGGAGCACGTGGGCTTCGTCAG AACCGATGGCAGCTTTGCGGTCCACGATGTTCCTTCTGGCTCATATGTGGTTGAAGTTGTGTCGCCAGCGTACAGATTTGAGCCTCTTCGTGTGGACatcacttcaaagggcaaaatgag GGCCCGGTTTGTGAATTACATCAAGACCTCGGAGGTTGTGCGCCTCCCGTACCCGCTACAGATGAAATCCTCTGGTCCCCAGTCCTACTTCATAAAGAGGGAGACGTGGGGCTGGACTGACTTCCTGATGAACCCAATG GTGATGATGATGGTGCTTCCCCTGCTCATCTTCGTGCTGCTGCCTAAGGTGGTGAACACCAGCGATCCTGAGATGAGGCGG GAAATGGAGCAGTCAATGAGCATGTTGAATTCGAGCCCTGAACTCCCGGATGTGTCTGAGTTCGTGACCCAGTTCTTCACTTCCAAGTCCTCCAGCAAGTCTAGTAGCAGCAGCAAAGTGAGCAAGAGCGGCCCGGGGAAGCGGAGGTAG